Proteins found in one Molothrus aeneus isolate 106 unplaced genomic scaffold, BPBGC_Maene_1.0 scaffold_35, whole genome shotgun sequence genomic segment:
- the LOC136570689 gene encoding flotillin-1-like — MFFTCGPNEAMVVSGFCRSPPVMVAGGRVLVIPCLQQIQRISLNTLTLPVRSEKVYTRHGVPISVTGIAQVKIQGQNKEMLAAACQMFLGKSESEIGQIALETLEGHQRAIMAHVTVELGLGEIYKDRQKFSDQVFCVASSDLVNMGISVVSYTLKDVHDEQDYLHSLGKGRTAQVQRDARVGEAEAKRDAGIREARARQEQVSAQLLSEEATARAQRDFQVAQAECDGAVSARRATAELAFQLQVRPHLDREHSWDREQTHLGQVTLGSVTGPWPIWCFSYR, encoded by the exons ATGTTCTTCACCTGCGGCCCCAACGAGGCCATGGTGGTGTCGG GTTTCTGCCGCAGCCCCCCGGTGATGGTGGCCGGGGGCCGGGTGTTGGTGATCCCGTGCCTGCAGCAGATCCAGCG GATCTCCCTGAACACGCTGACGCTGCCCGTGCGCAGTGAGAAGGTTTACACCCGCCACGGGGTGCCCATCTCCGTCACCGGCATCGCACAG GTGAAGATCCAGGGGCAGAACAAGGagatgctggcagctgcctgccagATGTTCCTGGGCAAGTCGGAGAGCGAGATCGGCCAGATCGCCCTGGAGACGCTGGAGGGCCACCAGCGCGCCATCATGGCCCACGTGACTGTGGAgttggggctgggggaa ATCTACAAGGACCGGCAGAAGTTCTCGGATCAGGTTTTCTGCGTGGCCTCCTCTGACCTGGTGAACATGGGCATCTCCGTGGTCAGCTACACCCTCAAGGACGTGCACGACGAGCAG GATTACCTGCACTCCCTCGGGAAGGGCCGCACGGCGCAGGTGCAGCGCGACGCCCGCGTGGGAGAGGCCGAGGCCAAACGCGACGCCGGGATCCGT GAGGCGCGGGCGCGGCAGGAGCAGGTGTCGGCACAGCTGCTGAGCGAGGAGGCCACGGCGCGAGCCCAGCGCGACTTCCAGGTGGCCCAGGCTGAGTGTGATGGAGCCGTCAGCGCCCGCAGAGCCACGGCTGAGCTGGccttccagctgcaggtgaggccacacctggacagggaacacagctgggacagggagcaaacacacctgggacaggtaaCACTTGGGAGTGTCACAGGGCCATGGCCTATCTGGTGTTTCAGTTACAGGTAA